Genomic segment of Parageobacillus genomosp. 1:
TACAAACATATAAGCAGATATTAAATTTAGACCCAAATAATTTCAATGCCAATCTGCTTTACGGGGTTTACTCAAAAGTAAATGGAGACAATGGTGCTTATAAAAGCTCTATTGCAAAGTTAAGACAGCTCGATTCTAAAAAAGCAAATGAATATATTCAAAAATTAAAAAGAACAGAAAGTATTATCAATGGAAAATTAAATACGGAAGTTCCAGATCATTTGCCACAAAAAGACCATGCAATTGTCATCCTTGGATATGCTCTTGCCGATGACGGTTCGATGAGACAACCGCTGATTGAACGTTTGAAAGTAGGTCTTGCCGTTGCAAAACAATACCCGAATTCAAAGATCATTGTAACTGGCGGGGTTCCTAAACAAGGAATTACAGAAGCAGAGGCAATGAGCAACTGGTTGGTTTCTCAAGGAATTGACAAAGATCGAATTATTCTCGAAAATAAGTCAACAGACACGGTGGAAAATGCTCTTTTTACCACTGCCATACTTGAAAAAGAGGGAATAAAAGACGTGACCCTTGTAACAAGCGCAAGCCACATGAGAAGAGCGTTGACGGTATTTAAAGAAGCCAGCGATTTTTATGATAAAATGAATGGCAAACATACCAACAGAAAATTCACCAATGTTGTTTATTTGGACTATCCAACAATCGAGGAAGCACACAAAGTAACGAAAGATGAAATGCTTGTGATCTACCGTGATTTGTTTCGAGTTTCTGGAATTTGGCAATATCCTGGGCTACAAAGATAAACGAAAATCACGAATATGAGTTGCATACGATATTCATCTTAGTTGATATAATTTATCTTATCTGCAATCAACAAAGAAGGTTTCCTAAAAGTGATCGCTTTTGGGATACCTTCTTTTATTTAATAGCTCTGCATCCTCACCGACTCCTTCAATAAGAGCGAATCCTCTTCGATACTGCCACGGCAATCCCAAGAAGTAGAAGTTACCTCTCTTTGGTGAAGGGGTTTTCCTCTATGGTCTAAACCATTCGGAATTTGAATCCATCTATAATCCAGTTGTCCATTTTCCTTGCCAACAATGGCAAACATGGGAATGTAGAAATATTGTAACAAACTTTTCATGCGATATAAACGAACAAGATTATAATGAGTTTATAGAAACATTATGTCAAGAAAATAAAGTTTGGTGATGAAAATGTATGGAAATGGACATCCACAACAAATCGGGAATTCCTACAGGCAAGAGAAGAAGGATGTGGATTATAATGAAAACCCATTTATCGTCATTTGGGAAGTAACGAGAGCATGCCAGCTTAAATGCGTTCACTGCCGCGCCGATGCGCAGCCTGTTCCAGATCCAAGGGAATTAACTCATGAAGAAGGCCTCAAGCTGATCGATGACATTTACGAAATGAATAATCCGATGCTTGTTTTCACTGGCGGCGATTGCATGATGCGGGAAGACCTTTTTGAACTGGCGGATTATGCCATTAAAAAAGGCATGCGCGTCTCCATCACACCAAGCGCCACCCCGAATGTGACGAAAGAAAAAATGGAGAAAGCTAAACAAGTGGGGCTTTCGCGCTGGGCTTTTAGCCTGGACGGGCCAACACCGGAAATTCACGACCGTTTCCGCGGAACACCTGGCTCATTTGAACTTACAATCGAAAAAATAAAATACTTAAACGAATTGAACATGCCGCTACAAATTAACACGGTAATTTCACGTTACAATTATGGCCATCTAGAAGAAATGGCGAAATTGGTTGCTGATCTGAAAGCGGTCATGTGGTACATCTTTCTGCTTGTTCCAACCGGAAGAGGGCAGATAAATGACTGCATTACCCCCGCCGAGCACGAAAAAGTGTTTCGCTGGCTATATGAACTAAGCAAAACAGCGCCATATGATATTAAAACAACCGCGGCACAGCATTATAGACGTGTAGTGCTACAGCAAAAAATGCGCGAACATAAAATTAAAAACGGTGAAATTCGTTATGAGGATACGATTACAACCGATACAGCTTCCATGATCGATGGCTTGAAGCGCGCTCCTAAAGGCGTTAACGATGGGAATGGATTCGTATTCATTTCTCACATTGGCGATGTCATGCCAAGCGGCCTGCTTCCGATTGTATGCGGAAACGTTCGCGAAACCCCGCTTTCGAAAATTTATCGAGAGTCAAAGGTATTTAAAGACTTGCGCCGGCCTGACAACTACAAAGGAAAATGCGGCGTTTGCGAATTTCGTTATATTTGCGGCGGTTCCCGTTCCAGAGCGTACGCGGTTACAGGAGATTATATGGAAAGCGAACCATTCTGTGTGTATATCCCGCTAACAATGAGGAAGAAGGAAAATGTGCCATTGATCTAACCGTTTGTTCAATGAGGCAACTGCTGATTGAACGTTTAAAAGTAGGTCTTGCCGTTGCAAAACAATACCCAAATTCAAAGATCATTGTAACTGGCGGGGTTCCTAAACAAGGAATTACAGAAGCGGAGGCAATGAGCAACTGGTTGGTTTCTCAAGGAATTGACAAAGATCAAATTATTCTCGAAGATAAGTCAACAGACACTGTAGAAAATGCCCTTTTTACCACTGCCATACTTGAAAAAGAGGAAATAAAAGACGTTACGCTTGTAACAAGTGCAAGCCACATGAGAAGAGCGTTAACGGTATTTAAAGAAGCCAGCGATTTTTATGATAAAATGAATGGCAAAAATAGCCACAGAAACTTTACAAATGTCGTTTATTTAGATTATCCATCTATAGAGGAAGCACAAAAAGTACGAAAGATGAAATACTTATGATCTACCGTGCCCTGTTTAGAGCTTCTGGAATTTGGCAATATCCTGGGCTTCAAAGATAACGAAAATCACGAAATTAGTTGTATACCATATTCACCTTTATTGACATAATTAAAGGAAATTCCCATAAACAAACCCCCTTGGCACCCAAGGGGGGTCAACTAACCAAAACTTTCTCCACATTCACCCTCCCCGAAAAGAAAGTCGCTCCATTGCCCATATCGGCAACTCGGTCAGGGGTAAGTGAGTTTACCAGCTGTTTCGTACCTGGGGAATCGGCCCAGAGACCTTGAGTGACAACGACACCTGGAAGTACGTTTTCTCCAACAGAAACCTTCAATACACATTCTCCTCGATTGTTCCACACTCGGACTTGATCTCCATCCATAATACCTTTCGATAAGGCATCTTTAATATTCATATGCAAACGTGGTTCCTTTTCAAAAGAAATGTGTTTTTCATTATTAGAAAAGGTTGTGTTTAAGAAATTATGGTTGGGACCAGGCACAAACAAAAAAGGGAAGTCTCCATCGTTAACAAGTGGTGTATAGGTTGGCAAAGGAGGGTAGCCATCTTGTTCCATCTTCCTTGAATAAAGTTCAATTTTTCCGCTAGGTGTTGGCAGTTTTCCTGGCAACAATGGTTTTACATTTGCTTTTACATACTGCTTTTTAAACAATGTTTCATAATCGATTCCTTCAAGGTAAGGATTGTTTGGGTTATCCAGGGCTTGCGAAATCATTTCAGCTTCTGTCTCATATAAACACTGATCCTCGAAGCCCATTTTTTTCGCAAGCAATTGGAACACTTCGACATTCGATTTGGACTCTCCATATCGTTCAATAACTGGCTGCTGAATTTGAACATAATGGTGCCAGTATGATGTATAAAGATCCGTATTTTCGAATGAAGATGTTGCAGGAAGTATAATATCTGCGTATTTTGCTGTTTCTGTCAAAAATAAGTCATGCACGACGACAAAGAGATCTTCCCTTGCCAGACCTTTTCTTACTTTATTGCTATCCGGTGCAACAACCGCAGGATTTGTACCGTACACAAATAATGATTTTATCGGTGGATCTAATTCCAATAATGCTTGGCCAAGCAGGTTCATGTTTATGATTCGTGTATGTTTATTTTGCAATAAATCCGGGCGTTGCAAGCTCATTGTATTAAGGGCCAAATAACCACTATTTGATTTGATGGCACCGCCGCCTTTTACAAGCCATTGTCCTGTCAGGGCAGGAAGACAAGCAATTGTACGAATACACATGCCCCCATTGTCATGATGCTGAAGACCATTGCCGATTCGAATAAAGGAAGGAGTGATTTGACCATACATCCTGGACAGTTTATAAATATCTTCAACTGGAACACCTGTTATTCCGGAAACAGTGATGGGGTCGTACTGGACAACATGCTCACGCAACTCTTCATGTCCGATTGTAAATTGCTGTAAGAAATCGGTGTCTACCATGTTTTCGGCAAATAAAATATGCATCATGCCCAGAGCGAGAGCAGCATCGGTGCCCGGCAATATAGGAATGAACCAATCTGCGAATTGGCCGGTTTGATTTTTATGTACATCAATGACGATAATCTTTGCTCCATTCTTTCTAGCTTTTTGGGCAAGTACAACCTGATGCATGTTTGTGCTTACAGCATTGATTCCCCAGAAGATGATTAATTTTGAATGTATAGTATCTTCAGGGTCTATTCCAAAGCCGCCTCCCATTGTATATTTAAGACCTTCCGAGCCGGCTGACGAACAAATTGACCGATCGAGCTGGGAGGCACCCAACCGATGAAAAAACCGCCGGTCCATTCCTTCGGCGCTGAGCCTTCCCATGTTGCCATAAAAGCTATACGGAAGAATGCTTTCAGGTCCATCTGTTTCGATCAGCTCTTTCCATTTGGCAGTAATTGTCTCAATCGCTTCGTCCCAACTTATCCGTTCAAATTTCCCTTCTCCTTTAGCTCCCGTACGTTTCATTGGATATTTTAAGCGCTTTGGATCATAGATTCGTTCAGTCATATTCCGTACTTTATTGCATATATTTCCCTTTGTCACAGGATGATTCGGATCTCCTTGTATTTTTACAATTTTTCCATCTTGTTTATGTACCAGTAACCCGCATTGATCAGGGCAATCCAGAGAACAAACGGATGGAAATACACCTGTTGGCTGCTTTACAAATGAGTGCATATATAGGCTCCTTTCATCATCAGGTTATATCATAATACTATTTTGTTAATTTAAAACATTAATAAAATGACTTTTATTGATTTAGATGGTCAATATAATAAAATAATTTGAAAAGTAAGGTAACTTATCGGAATAGTTAGAATGATGATCATTAATTTAGATACCTATGGAAATTAAATATTTTTTAACTTTTATATCTAGAGAGGTGGAGGGACTGGTCCAATTGATCTTCTCTGGATAATGAACTCTTGTCCCTATAAAGACAAACACCTCCATCAATCGAATGAAGTTATACTTCGATTTAGGAGGTGTTTTTTCCTTGTCCCATTTTACTAGGGCACTTTACTATTCAATCCGAGTTTTTTAATGCTAAAGATAATTATCAACCATAAATAATAACTAGGAATCGCTGCGTTTTCTAGAAATACAACCCACGTTTGCCAACAGACCTGTAATGCCTAAATTCAAAGATTTTGCACCAGACCCTTTTTTCCTTTATTATATTCGCCGTTTTTTTCTCTTCCGTTTCTATTCACGAAAGAAAATGTGGCAAGCAGCAATAATATGACAAGGCAAACGGTAGAACCGATTATATTATTTTTGTTAAATATAAAAGAGATGAAGATAATCAATAAAGATGCGATGGCTAATATCGTCGTGTATGGGAACCATTTTACCTGGAAGAACGGTTTCTCCTTATAATGGGAACGGAGCTTTAGTTGGGCTAAGCAAATACTCATCCATACTAAAAGAACCGTAAAACCAGGTATCGTCATGAAATAGCTGATGACTTGATCTGGAGTCATATAAGCGAAAAATACCCCAATCAATATACATATGGTGACGATCATAATTCCGTTTATCGGTATTCCTTGTTTGGAAATCTTTAATAACCTTTTTGGAGCTTCACCGTTTTGCGCCATGGAATATAACATTCTGGAAGTCGCATATATCCCCGTGTTTGCCGCTGATAAAACGGCTGTTAAAAGAACAAAATTCATGATATGAGCTGCTCCAGGCAGTCCTGTGATGCTCAATACCTGAACAAATGGGCTTTCTTCCCCCGAAACTTTATTCCATGGCATTAAACCGCATATAATAAGAATAGGAAGAATATAAAAAAGAATGACTCTCCATACGGTTCCCTTAACTACTTTTGGCAATACCTTCTCTGCATCTTTTGTTTCCGTAACAGCGACACCAATTAACTCTGCCCCGCCATATGAAAACATGACGACTAAAAAGGCGCTCAACATTCCTCGGATTCCATGAGGAAAGAACCCGCCGTGTTCCGTGTAGTTAGACAGAGGAGCATCAATAGTGCTTGGAATGATTCCTGATAAAATACAAAAACCTAAAATAATAAAAGCGGTTAATGCGATAATTTTAATTCCTGCGAACCAAAACTCAATCTCCCCATAGTACTTCACATGAAACAAGTTAATGCCGACGATCAAGACGGTGCAAAGGAAACTTAAAAGCCATAACGGTACGGATGGAAACCAATATTTTAAGAAGCTTCCTGCCGCTAAAAATTCGACAATGGTAACAATAGTCCAATTGATCCAATAAAGCCATCCTACGATAAAGGATATATGAGATCCAAAAGCTTTATATACAAGATGCTGAACGTTTAAGTTGGGATAGACAATGGCCATTTCAGCCAATGCCGCCATCACAATAAATAATAATAAACCTCCTAATAAGTAAGCAAAAACGACACTTGGCCCCGCTATATTTAACGTATCTGAACTTCCTTTAAAAATACCCGTTCCAATCATGCCTGCTAGAGCAATAAACTGGACGTGCCTAGGTAATAAACCTTTCTTTAAATCTTGATGATTTTTTTTCATGTTGGTTCTGCCTTTCTGTCGCAATATTAAATGATGACTTATTTAAATGACCAAAGACTGTTGAGACAAAAGCTGTTTTTCATTTTAATAAAATTCCTTTTCCGAACTTTTTTGCTTAAACGCTTTTATGCTTTTGCGCTTTTATGTAGTTAAGTATAAAAGATGTTTTTAGAATATAATAGTGTCCTTCTGTTTGTCAAGAGTGTGTCACAGAACTCATTGTTATACAATAATCTTGTAGATTTGTAGAAGGCTTTTGCTATATATGGTAATATTTTTACACTGATATGTGATGTTGGTCGACCGTTTCTGGCTACAAAATGCGAGGAGGCAAACGGTAATGCGGTTGACAGATGAAGAAGTGCAATCCCTTTTACAGATGTGGAAGGTTGGAATTTGGCGGGTGAACGATGGATTGCAAGAAAGTGCCGCTTTTAAGACTATTTGCAAGGAAGCGAATTCGTGCGGCAAAAAGCGGCAATTTCCGAAGAAGCAAACCATTATCCGTTCATTTATGATCACAATTCATTTTGGCGGGCGAAGGGACTGACGAAAGCAATGCTTTTGAAATGGATTCGATGTGAAGTGGAGGAAGGGAAGAAAGCCGCGTTTTCCGCCGCGCAAGAAACATGGCGCGATTTGAAAGGATGCCCCGGTTTTCTCGGGCAAATAGGTGGCTGGAATGTTGCAAAGCCGCAAGAGGCGTGTATATTGGCTTTTTGGGAAAATCTTGATTCTTATCAATCTTTTATGAGTGGAAAGCATGACGAAATTTTTGAGCGAAGCAGGCAAAAAGGGACGTATCACAAAATCGCAGTAGACATGGTTGAAGTAAAACAGCCTAATGAATTTAATCATATGAGCATAACCGAAGTGTTGCAAAAAAGCAAAATGCTGTACGTTGTCTACTCGGACAGAATAAAAGAAAAACAAACCCTTTCAGAAACGATAAAACAAGACAAACATATATTGGCGACGTTTCTTTCAGAACATCAACTTATGGTTTTATGTGCATCGATGGAACTTTCTCCAAGCGAATGGAAAAACACGTCTCATATACAAGTCAAACTGGAAAACGCGTGGACGGTTGTTTGAAAAAACAAAAGGAGGATGGTTCATGAGAAAGGTAAGGTTGTTCCGTTTAATGAGAATTGGTCCGTTATGTTTGAAGAGGAGGCACGAAAGATTCATAACGTTTTTCGCAATGAAATCTAAGTATCGTAACGGTTAAAAAGAATCTCAGCCCTCGGTAATAGGTTTGTTAGTTATTACTCTATTATAAACTAACTCTAACTGTCTATTATTAGCAGAAGGGGCGAGAAAAAGTGAAAAGAGTATGGAATAACAGAAACTTTTTTTTATTGTTTCTAGGACAAACAACATCTCACATTGGCAATACACTATTTATCATCTCGCTATTTTATTTCGTAAATATGAAAAGTGGGCCAAGAGATGTTGTTGTACTTGGATTATTAGCCACATTGCCAGCTTTACTTGGCTTTATAACAGGAACTTTATCGGATCGAATGAGTAAAAAAAGGATCATGCTCGTTTCTGATTGGATTAGGCTAGTTTTGATTATTGCTTTAATATTGTCTTTAACCATTTATGGATATCACTTTTGGATCATCGGATTCATTTTTTTATTCATGAGCATCGCAAACTTTGTATTTATGCCAGCTTTAAACTCTATTTTACCGAACCTTGTTGAGGATAAAGATTTAACCGAAGCAAATGGTTTAATTCAAAGTTCCGTGCAAATTTCTGCGATAATAGGTGCTTTATTTGGCGCAGTGCTTATTGCTAGTGTTGGTCCAATATCAATATTTGCTTTTAACGGATTCACTTTTATGGTTTCGATTATCAGTATTATGCTAATTCGTATCAGAATGAGTGAAAAAGAAACAACGAAATCGAAAAAATGGGATATATCTTGGTTTTCTGATATAAAAGAGGGATTCATGTATATTAGACAATTTGTTGTATTGAAAAAAATTATGATGGGAATGTTTTTTGTAAATCTGCTTTATGTCCCTTTTTATACTTTAGGCGCATCATGGTCTGTCGATATTTTAAAAGAAGGCTCTCGAGGATATTCTCTCATGGAAGCTTTTTTAGGAGGAGGTTCTCTCTGTGGCGCATTGTTAGCAAAATGGATTGAAAAAGGATTCGGCGGAAAGAATGCTTTTCTTTTAGCTCTTTTACCGCAAGTAACCATTGTCTTCTTTCCACTTGCTAAAAGTCTATGGCTAAGTCTTGCGATATTATTTTTATTTGGTTTTGGGCTTGGCATATGGAATACATTATACGCGACTTATATTCATAGAACAGTAGAAGACAAAATAAGAGGTAGAATCTTCGGTGTAACTTCTACTATAGTTGGCGGGGCTTTTCCGATAGGATCAGGAGTGTTTGCTATCCTATTAAATTCGCTTAATGTTATTGAGGTGTTTTGGATTGCTTCGGCAGGGATTTCTATTTCGGTTTTGTATATGTTGATTGTTATTATGAAAGGGATTGATACCAATAAATCTTTATTTACGCAAGCTGAAAAAGAAACACCCTTTAAGGAAATCTAAAACATGTTAACTACCTGTCGCTTAACTTCGTTTGAAGTGGGGAAAATAGGCATAGTCGATTGAAGTACAGTTGAATCGTTTGGCTGTTAAAAACATTCCCATCTTTATTGAAGGCATTGAAAACATATCTCGTACTTCCTATGCGTAAAATAAATCTTATTGTTTCAGAAAGGAGAAAGAATTGTTTGTTTAGGAAAACCCTGTTTTCTTCCATTTTCATATTCCTGTTCATGACAATGAAACCAAACGCTGCTCCGCCTCCTTCCGAGATAGAAAAAGCAAAACAAGAAGCTCCTCTGCATGTTATCGGCAAAGTCACTTCCGATCAGCTGTACAAAGACATAACAGAAGAAAAAGAAATCCCTGTTCAAATAAGAAAAATGACCCTCGATGTGAAACAGATTTTAAAAGCTCCAACTAATGAAACACTCACTACAGTTGATATTTTCTACACATATATTCCTTCTTGGCAGGCATACTCAGGTGCAAAACGAATGGATATTGCCGTTGGGGATGTCATTGAAATTTGGCTGGAAAAAGGAGAGTACGGTTGGGAGCCAGCATTATCAGGAAATACAGTGAAACATCTCAAGTACGTAGAAAACCGCAAAGAGCCGATTCCAGAACCATTTTGGCATTCTATAAAGCGAAACGTTCGCACAGTTTGGCTAATACATTCCAGTGTCACTGTATTAGTTGGAATCCTCGCTTTTCTTTTCACGTTCGTCCTGCTGGCTTGGAGGAAACAAAAAACAAACCATTTATAAGAAAATACAGAAAATTTATTGACTTTCATGGACAAAAGAAATATCCTAATGATAAAGTTTGAAAAAAAGCAGAGGAGAGATGAGTGATGAGTTTAGTTCAGCAAAGAAGAGGTTATTTCGGAGAATTTGGCGGGAGTTTCGTGCCGCCAGCATTGCAGGAAGCGCTTGATTATTTGGAAGAACAGTTTTTAAAGTACAAAGATGATCAAGAGTTTAATGATGAATTTAAGTTTTATTTAAAGGAGTATGTCGGCCGCGAGAATCCGCTTACGTTTGCAGCTCGGCTTACCGAGCGGTTAGGCGGGGCGAAAATTTATTTGAAGCGCGAAGATTTGAACCATACAGGTTCGCATAAAATCAATAACGTCCTCGGACAAATTTTACTTGCGAAACGAATGGGAGCAAAACGCGTAATCGCGGAAACGGGGGCAGGACAGCATGGTGTCGCCACCGCGACGGCTTGCGCGATGTTTGGCATTGATTGCACCATTTATATGGGGGAGGAAGACACGAGACGCCAGGCATTAAACGTGTTTCGCATGGAGCTTTTAGGCGCAAAAGTCGTTCCGGTATCAAAAGGACAAGGAAGATTAAAGGATGCCGTCGATGAAGCGTTAAATGACTTTGTTCAAAACTATAAGAACACGTTCTATTTGCTTGGTTCAGCGGTTGGACCGCACCCGTATCCAAGCATCGTTAAACATTTTCAGTCTGTCATAAGCGAAGAAAGCAAACGGCAAATTTTAGAAAAAGAAGGACGTTTGCCTGATGTCGTCGTCGCTTGCGTTGGCGGCGGAAGCAACGCGATTGGCGCGTTTGCCCATTATATTGATGAACCAAGCGTACGTCTGATCGGCGTCGAGCCGGAAAAAGCGGCGACGCTTACAAAAGGTGTCCCATCCGTGCTTCATGGGTTTAAATGTTTAGTGTTGCTTGATGAAGAAGGGAATCCTCAGCCAACTTATTCGATTGCCGCTGGTCTTGACTATCCGGGAATCGGTCCTGAGCATAGCCATCTGAAAGTGTCCGGACGTGCCGAGTATTATACGGTGACAAATGAGGAAGTTCTTGAAGCATTCCAACTCTTGTCGAAAACAGAAGGGATTATTCCAGCGCTTGAGAGCGCCCATGCGGTTGCTTATGCAATAAAATTGGCACCAACATTGAATAAAGATCAAATTATGATCGTCAATCTTTCAGGGCGTGGAGATAAAGACGTGGAGCAAGTGTTTCATATGTTAAAACAAGCATAAACTACTTGGAGAATTTTAATGTGTCAGGAGGCTGTCTCAGGATAATGAGACAGTCTCTTTTATTTGGATAGTGAGGCGGCTTTAAACATCCCTTTCAATTTCGACATCTACGTAATCCGAAATAAGCAGAAATGTGTACCGTTAAAAATTACATGAGAGAGAAGGAGGGAATAGCATTTCTATTTATTCTCATTTTCTTTGGATCCTTGTCGAATATCCCTTAGCCTTTTTGATTTCTGAATGAAAAGCTAGTTGCAGAAATAAAAATGGTTTAGCGTTTTAAGTTTTTTAACGTTTTTTCCGAGAAGTCTCCTTCCTTTAAGCGAGGTGTAGGGGGAGAGGCTCATATACATTGTCATTATATAATTTCAGGATAAAAGTAATCGCGGAGCCGTCCATTACTACTTATTTTATAACTTGTATGGTATCAAGAAAAAAGAACTGGAATCAATATAAAAATATGGATATGTTAAAACAAAATATATCAAGTCTAATCCTTGTTGGTTATCTCATTTTCCGAATGTTAAATCGTCTAATTTTGATAATATTAACACTCAACCTATAACTTGCCTAATCAAATTTATTATCTTACTCATATATTGAAGTATCTTTAATGCACAGAGGTGAAACGTATTGTCAGAACATAATGAAGAAAAATGTCATTATCACAATGTGCCAAAGGTGAAATGTGGTTGTACCAATATGCAAATAGCGAAAGTACATGGACCTGTATCTCCAGGACCCCCAGGACCGCCGGGACCCCCAGGACCACCGGGACCTCCAGGACCAGGGGTCTTCGAATGGGGAGAGTGTATCATATGGGCGGATTCGAGTGCTCCTGGTCCAGGAAATGGGACGCCGTCCGATCCGTATAATTCTCTGCAGGCCGCCATTGACGCAGCTACTAACAGTCCGTTAGCAGTTACTTTCGGTATGAGAGCCCGTTGCATCGTTCTTATTGCAGCAAATTCCGTGTTTGATGAGGATATTGTCATCCCGCCTGCAAGACATGTACAACTGCTAGGCTTGGGTCCATGGGTACTTGGCAACGCAGACTTAGCCAATTTTGCATCATCCGTTCCTAGAAATGTCACGATTCAAACAAGTCAAGCTGCAGAAAATGTCTATCTTGTGCAGGGCCCTGCTTTTGACGCACGTCCTGTAACGGTTATTGGTACGTTTGATAACGGGACATCCGTGAGCACCCATACCAATTATACGGATGGTGCTATTATTAGCGGGAATATTATCTTCCAAAACACGGATCCTGTTGATCCTTTTACAACCATTGAGTTTCAGCTTCTGAACACTAATGTTGTAGGAAGCATCATCCAAGATCCGGTTGATCCGCATATGGGTATTCTTAATACCTATATGTACAACAGTCGAATAAATATTATGATACACAATGGTCTGAGAATTCAGCGTATGGTTGATAGCCGATCGGATGGAACGATAAACGTGGCTGGATATTCACATATTACGAATACGTTTATCAACGGTAATGTGACTGTCGGTGCAGCATTTGCCGATGTGCCTCCGACAGGAATTTTCAGCAGCCAGTTTAGTACGATAACGTGGACTGGTCCGCTTACGTTGGACACAGCGTCCAATTTCTATTTTGTCAATAGCGGTTCGACCTTGGTAGGAGCCAAAACGATTCTGTTTAGTCTTGCATGATTATACGATCAATCCTTTATATAGAAAAACTTTAAATGTATCGTCATTTTTTGTAGTGTTGCAGTTCATCGTGCACTCATGACAAATCAAAGCTAATGGACATGGAACAACCATTTTAGGTATTTTCTGAAAAAGAACTGAGTAAAGCTCAGTTCTTTTTATTCTTTATGAAATAGTATAAGAACCAAAATGCATGGTTTTGCTCATCTGTTGCTGCACGACGAAAAGCTTCTTTTTATATATGGATTATTAGCCTCCTTAGCAATATCTAGGGAAAAATCAACAGTTTTTGTTTATTTTTCAAGGAATATTCTAAATTTTCAACGTAGGTATTAGGGTATTCCTCCATAACTTTTACATCAGGTTGGGTAACTGTCAGATTTACATATATTTGTAGAAATTGTGTGTTTTGCATAAATGAAATTGTCAAAGAAGGGCAAGATGAGCACGCAGAAGCGCTTCCAACTATTCTTTCCACCATGTAGATTTTTTGAAACACATTGACTTACAAGTCAATATTTCCATATAATGGAATTGACTGTTCGGTCAATCGGTG
This window contains:
- a CDS encoding YdbC family protein, producing MRQKAAISEEANHYPFIYDHNSFWRAKGLTKAMLLKWIRCEVEEGKKAAFSAAQETWRDLKGCPGFLGQIGGWNVAKPQEACILAFWENLDSYQSFMSGKHDEIFERSRQKGTYHKIAVDMVEVKQPNEFNHMSITEVLQKSKMLYVVYSDRIKEKQTLSETIKQDKHILATFLSEHQLMVLCASMELSPSEWKNTSHIQVKLENAWTVV
- a CDS encoding MFS transporter, with amino-acid sequence MKRVWNNRNFFLLFLGQTTSHIGNTLFIISLFYFVNMKSGPRDVVVLGLLATLPALLGFITGTLSDRMSKKRIMLVSDWIRLVLIIALILSLTIYGYHFWIIGFIFLFMSIANFVFMPALNSILPNLVEDKDLTEANGLIQSSVQISAIIGALFGAVLIASVGPISIFAFNGFTFMVSIISIMLIRIRMSEKETTKSKKWDISWFSDIKEGFMYIRQFVVLKKIMMGMFFVNLLYVPFYTLGASWSVDILKEGSRGYSLMEAFLGGGSLCGALLAKWIEKGFGGKNAFLLALLPQVTIVFFPLAKSLWLSLAILFLFGFGLGIWNTLYATYIHRTVEDKIRGRIFGVTSTIVGGAFPIGSGVFAILLNSLNVIEVFWIASAGISISVLYMLIVIMKGIDTNKSLFTQAEKETPFKEI
- the trpB gene encoding tryptophan synthase subunit beta — translated: MSLVQQRRGYFGEFGGSFVPPALQEALDYLEEQFLKYKDDQEFNDEFKFYLKEYVGRENPLTFAARLTERLGGAKIYLKREDLNHTGSHKINNVLGQILLAKRMGAKRVIAETGAGQHGVATATACAMFGIDCTIYMGEEDTRRQALNVFRMELLGAKVVPVSKGQGRLKDAVDEALNDFVQNYKNTFYLLGSAVGPHPYPSIVKHFQSVISEESKRQILEKEGRLPDVVVACVGGGSNAIGAFAHYIDEPSVRLIGVEPEKAATLTKGVPSVLHGFKCLVLLDEEGNPQPTYSIAAGLDYPGIGPEHSHLKVSGRAEYYTVTNEEVLEAFQLLSKTEGIIPALESAHAVAYAIKLAPTLNKDQIMIVNLSGRGDKDVEQVFHMLKQA